A section of the Petrimonas sulfuriphila genome encodes:
- a CDS encoding MATE family efflux transporter codes for MDKKIFRLAIPNIITNITVPLLGMIDIAIAGHLGSAVYIGAIALGANIFNMIYWNFGFIRMSSSGFAAQAYGARDFTEAMNVLIRSLIVGVGIGLLIVLLQYPIGKFALSLIKSGSESKAAVETYFRICVWSAPAVLGTYAFKGFFIGMQNAKTPMVIAILNNVLNIVLSMLFVFGFGMKVAGIALGTMLSQVITLVVCVLMWLKFYGRLRKYIVRSSVLETAAIRSYFRVNGDVFVRTFLLTLVTTFFTFVSSGMGDMILAANALLMQFFMLFSYFMDGFAYAGEALTGRYIGADNKVLLAGMLRRLFFWGFIVSAVSVMIYLFFPDPILKMLTNDKAVIETTKSFLFWTVLIPVTGFAAFLWDGVFIGATASKEMRNAMVFSAVVFFACYYIAVPVLGNNGLWLAFILYLSVRGILQTVWAKKALKMAQS; via the coding sequence ATGGATAAGAAAATCTTTCGGCTTGCCATACCCAATATAATCACCAACATTACTGTTCCGCTGCTTGGGATGATCGATATCGCCATTGCGGGGCATTTGGGTTCGGCAGTATATATAGGTGCCATAGCTCTCGGCGCCAATATCTTCAACATGATTTACTGGAATTTTGGGTTTATCCGGATGAGCTCCAGCGGATTTGCCGCGCAGGCCTATGGAGCCCGCGATTTTACCGAAGCCATGAATGTGTTGATACGTTCGCTTATCGTGGGTGTGGGAATCGGGCTGCTGATTGTCTTGTTGCAATACCCCATCGGGAAGTTTGCCTTAAGCCTGATAAAGTCCGGTTCCGAAAGTAAAGCAGCTGTTGAAACCTATTTCCGTATTTGTGTCTGGAGTGCCCCGGCCGTACTCGGGACGTATGCTTTTAAAGGTTTTTTCATCGGAATGCAGAATGCTAAAACACCAATGGTAATTGCCATTCTCAACAACGTGCTGAATATTGTCCTGAGCATGTTGTTTGTTTTCGGATTTGGCATGAAGGTGGCAGGAATTGCCCTTGGGACAATGTTATCGCAGGTGATAACACTTGTCGTTTGTGTGCTGATGTGGCTGAAATTTTACGGCCGGCTGAGAAAATACATTGTCAGGTCTTCTGTTTTGGAAACCGCTGCCATCCGGTCTTATTTCCGGGTAAACGGCGATGTTTTTGTACGCACGTTCCTGTTGACGCTGGTTACCACGTTTTTCACGTTTGTGTCATCGGGTATGGGAGACATGATTTTAGCTGCCAACGCCCTGTTGATGCAGTTTTTCATGCTTTTCTCCTACTTTATGGATGGATTTGCATACGCTGGGGAAGCATTAACGGGAAGATACATAGGGGCAGATAACAAGGTGCTGCTTGCCGGGATGCTAAGAAGATTGTTTTTCTGGGGATTTATCGTGAGTGCCGTATCGGTAATGATTTACCTGTTCTTCCCCGACCCGATTTTGAAAATGCTCACCAACGATAAAGCGGTCATTGAAACCACCAAATCGTTCCTTTTCTGGACAGTGCTTATCCCGGTAACCGGTTTTGCTGCTTTTCTCTGGGACGGTGTTTTCATTGGGGCAACAGCCTCGAAAGAGATGCGCAACGCTATGGTGTTCTCTGCTGTCGTTTTCTTTGCCTGTTATTATATCGCCGTGCCGGTACTCGGAAACAACGGCCTGTGGCTGGCTTTTATTTTGTATTTGTCCGTTCGGGGAATTTTACAAACCGTATGGGCGAAAAAGGCGTTAAAAATGGCACAATCCTAA
- a CDS encoding DUF2764 family protein, with the protein MLFKHQYYCFIAGLPDFSFDTMKLPFTVEEFKRTLDEELKPDDKRLLSKYFLKYDNDNLLYLLKNKDAELNPMGSISREEIQETIGRIKEDLPVKNKKIPAFHEKFIRAWLDEEAQAENKLWDDLMASLYMDYGTEVKNSLMSRWFELNLNIGNLLSAIYARKYGLDVARVVVGHNPVAQLIRENANARDFGLSQELEIFDAVVRLSEETDIYERERKMDKFRWDWLEENTVFDYFNIEYIFAYLCKLQMLERWVKLNAEEGERVFRELIAGLKGDVKMPEE; encoded by the coding sequence ATGCTTTTCAAACATCAATATTACTGTTTTATAGCAGGATTACCCGATTTTTCTTTCGACACCATGAAACTTCCGTTTACCGTGGAAGAGTTCAAGCGGACGCTCGACGAAGAATTGAAGCCGGACGACAAACGGTTGCTGAGCAAATACTTCCTGAAGTACGACAACGACAACCTCCTGTACTTGTTGAAAAACAAGGATGCCGAACTGAATCCGATGGGGAGTATTTCCCGCGAAGAGATTCAGGAAACGATCGGAAGAATCAAGGAGGACTTACCGGTAAAAAACAAAAAGATCCCTGCTTTCCACGAAAAATTCATCCGAGCGTGGCTGGACGAAGAGGCTCAGGCAGAAAACAAATTGTGGGACGACCTGATGGCCTCTTTGTATATGGATTACGGCACAGAGGTGAAAAATTCGCTCATGTCGCGATGGTTTGAGCTCAATCTGAATATAGGCAACCTGTTGTCGGCAATTTATGCCCGAAAGTATGGATTGGATGTGGCCCGGGTGGTCGTTGGCCATAACCCGGTAGCTCAGCTGATCCGTGAGAACGCGAATGCCCGCGATTTCGGGTTGAGTCAGGAACTGGAGATTTTTGATGCTGTCGTGCGGCTCTCCGAAGAGACGGATATATACGAACGCGAAAGGAAAATGGACAAATTCCGTTGGGATTGGCTGGAAGAAAACACGGTTTTCGATTATTTCAACATAGAATATATTTTTGCCTACCTGTGCAAGCTCCAGATGCTGGAACGCTGGGTAAAACTGAATGCCGAAGAAGGTGAACGTGTTTTCCGTGAACTAATCGCTGGATTAAAAGGCGATGTAAAAATGCCTGAGGAATAA
- a CDS encoding V-type ATP synthase subunit A has product MTKGTVKGIISNLVIVEVDGPVAQNEIAYINLDGTHLMSEVIKVIGKNVYVQVFESTRGLKVGAGVEFRGHMLEVVLGPGLLERNLDGLENDLDKMEGVFLKRGQYTFPLDEEKKWAFKPIAQVGDNVSGGSWLGEVDENFQPHKIMVPFVMTSEYKVKSIAPEGEYNIYHTVAVVEDKNGEEHKLNMIQKWPVKVPITLYKEKPRPFKLLETGVRTIDTLNPIVEGGTGFIPGAFGTGKTVLQHAISKQAEADIVIIAACGERANEVVEIFTEFPELDDPHTGRKLMERTIIVANTSNMPVAAREASVYTAMTIGEYYRSMGLKVLLMADSTSRWAQALREMSNRLEELPGPDAFPMDLSAIISNFYGRAGHVTLNNGKEGSITFIGTVSPAGGNLKEPVTENTKKVARCYYALEQDRADRKRYPAINPIESYSKYIEYPEFEEYISKEISGDWTTKVNDIKTRLLRGKEIAEQINILGDDGVPVEYHITFWKSELIDFVILQQDAFDEIDSVTPIERQKYILDMVVDICRAEFEFENFNQVAEYFKKLINVCRQMNYSEFKSDKFNDYRRQLEELINN; this is encoded by the coding sequence ATGACAAAAGGAACAGTAAAGGGGATCATTTCCAACCTGGTAATTGTGGAGGTAGATGGCCCTGTTGCGCAGAACGAAATTGCCTATATCAATCTTGACGGTACGCATCTGATGTCGGAAGTCATTAAGGTTATCGGAAAAAACGTGTATGTCCAGGTTTTTGAAAGCACGCGCGGTCTTAAGGTAGGCGCCGGGGTGGAGTTTCGGGGACATATGCTCGAAGTTGTGCTCGGACCGGGTCTTCTTGAACGAAACCTGGACGGCTTGGAAAACGATCTGGACAAGATGGAGGGTGTCTTTCTGAAAAGGGGACAATATACTTTTCCGCTTGACGAGGAAAAAAAATGGGCTTTTAAGCCCATAGCACAGGTTGGCGACAACGTTTCCGGAGGATCATGGTTGGGTGAAGTGGATGAGAATTTCCAACCCCACAAGATAATGGTCCCGTTCGTGATGACCAGCGAATACAAGGTGAAAAGTATCGCACCGGAAGGAGAGTACAACATTTACCACACCGTAGCGGTGGTTGAAGATAAAAACGGGGAGGAGCATAAACTGAACATGATTCAGAAATGGCCGGTGAAAGTGCCCATTACCCTGTACAAGGAAAAACCCAGGCCGTTTAAACTGCTGGAAACCGGCGTGAGAACGATAGATACACTGAACCCGATTGTGGAAGGCGGAACCGGATTTATACCCGGCGCTTTCGGAACTGGGAAAACGGTGCTGCAGCACGCCATTTCCAAACAAGCGGAGGCCGATATTGTTATTATCGCTGCCTGTGGTGAACGTGCTAACGAGGTGGTGGAAATTTTCACCGAATTTCCCGAACTTGATGACCCGCATACCGGACGGAAACTGATGGAGCGGACCATTATCGTTGCAAACACGTCCAACATGCCCGTTGCCGCACGCGAAGCCTCGGTTTACACGGCCATGACCATCGGAGAATATTATCGTTCCATGGGGCTGAAGGTGTTGCTGATGGCCGACTCCACATCGCGTTGGGCGCAAGCGTTACGCGAGATGAGCAACCGGCTGGAGGAGCTTCCTGGACCCGATGCTTTCCCGATGGACTTGTCGGCGATCATTTCGAACTTCTACGGACGTGCCGGACACGTTACGCTGAATAACGGCAAGGAAGGTTCCATCACCTTTATCGGAACCGTGTCGCCTGCTGGCGGTAACCTGAAAGAACCCGTTACCGAAAACACGAAGAAAGTAGCCCGTTGTTATTACGCACTCGAGCAGGATCGCGCCGACAGAAAACGCTACCCGGCCATCAACCCCATCGAATCTTATTCCAAATACATTGAATATCCCGAATTTGAGGAATATATCTCAAAAGAGATATCCGGAGACTGGACAACAAAGGTCAACGACATTAAAACGCGGTTGCTCCGGGGAAAGGAAATTGCCGAGCAAATTAATATTCTCGGCGACGACGGTGTCCCCGTTGAATACCACATCACATTCTGGAAATCGGAGTTGATCGATTTTGTTATCCTGCAACAGGACGCTTTTGACGAAATTGATTCGGTAACACCGATCGAACGGCAGAAGTATATCCTGGATATGGTAGTAGACATATGTCGTGCTGAATTCGAATTTGAAAATTTCAACCAGGTAGCGGAATACTTCAAGAAACTGATCAACGTATGCAGACAGATGAATTATTCGGAGTTCAAATCGGATAAATTCAACGATTACCGCAGGCAACTGGAGGAATTAATTAACAATTGA
- a CDS encoding V-type ATP synthase subunit B, producing MMAKAFQKIYTKITQITKATCSVKATDVGYDELATVDGRLAQVVKIINDEVTLQIFEGTEGIPTNAEVVFLGKAPSLKVGDQLAGRFFNAYGDPIDGGPVPEGEERQIGGPSVNPVRRKQPSELIATGISGIDLNNTLVSGQKIPFFADPDQPFNQVMATVALRAKADKIILGGMGMTNDDYLYYKNVFSNAGALDRIISFMNTTENPAVERLLVPDMALTAAEYFAVDKNEQVLVLLSDMTSYADALSIVSNRMDQIPSKDSMPGSLYSDLAKVYEKAAQFPDGGSITIIAVTTLSGGDITHAVPDNTGYITEGQLFLRRDSDVGKVIVDPFRSLSRLKQLVQGKKTREDHPQVMNAAVRLYADAANAKTKLENGFDLTDYDQRALSFARDYSEYLLAIDVNLDTVEMLDTTWTLLSKHFKPQEVNMKREMVDRYWKQ from the coding sequence ATTATGGCTAAAGCATTTCAAAAAATATACACCAAGATCACACAGATCACCAAAGCCACGTGTTCTGTAAAAGCCACCGATGTGGGTTACGACGAACTGGCCACCGTAGACGGACGATTGGCCCAGGTAGTGAAAATCATCAACGACGAGGTTACCCTCCAGATTTTCGAAGGAACGGAAGGCATCCCGACCAATGCAGAAGTGGTCTTTCTCGGAAAAGCGCCTTCGCTGAAAGTGGGAGACCAACTTGCCGGACGTTTTTTTAATGCCTACGGCGACCCCATCGACGGCGGGCCTGTACCCGAAGGAGAAGAACGCCAGATTGGCGGGCCATCGGTTAACCCGGTAAGAAGGAAACAACCGTCGGAACTCATCGCTACGGGCATCTCGGGTATAGACCTGAACAACACGCTCGTCTCGGGACAGAAAATCCCGTTCTTTGCCGATCCCGACCAGCCTTTCAACCAGGTAATGGCAACGGTGGCCCTTCGTGCCAAGGCCGATAAAATTATTCTCGGCGGGATGGGGATGACGAATGACGATTACCTCTATTACAAAAATGTGTTCAGCAACGCTGGCGCGCTCGACCGCATCATCAGCTTTATGAACACGACGGAAAATCCAGCCGTTGAACGGCTGCTCGTTCCCGATATGGCATTGACGGCCGCAGAATATTTTGCCGTAGATAAAAACGAACAGGTGCTGGTCCTTTTGTCGGACATGACCTCGTATGCCGATGCGTTGTCCATCGTGTCTAACCGTATGGACCAGATTCCGTCGAAAGATTCCATGCCGGGATCGTTATATTCAGACCTGGCAAAAGTGTATGAGAAAGCGGCTCAATTCCCCGATGGCGGTTCCATCACGATCATCGCTGTTACAACGCTTTCGGGCGGCGATATCACACACGCCGTTCCCGATAATACCGGATACATTACCGAAGGACAGCTGTTCCTTCGCCGGGACAGCGATGTAGGTAAGGTGATCGTGGATCCTTTCCGTTCGCTTTCGCGATTGAAACAACTGGTTCAAGGCAAGAAGACACGTGAAGACCACCCGCAGGTGATGAACGCTGCCGTACGCTTGTACGCTGATGCCGCCAATGCGAAAACCAAACTCGAGAACGGCTTCGACCTGACTGATTACGACCAGCGGGCATTGTCGTTCGCCAGGGACTATTCCGAATACCTTCTCGCCATAGATGTAAACCTCGACACCGTTGAGATGCTGGATACAACCTGGACGTTGTTATCGAAGCATTTCAAACCGCAGGAAGTAAACATGAAGCGCGAAATGGTAGACAGGTACTGGAAGCAGTAA
- a CDS encoding V-type ATP synthase subunit D produces MAIKFQYNKTSRQQLEKQLKIRERALPTLQNKETALRMEVKRAKNEIDELEKELEKQIRSYQKMVGMWLEFDASLLRVKDVHFSKKKIAGVLIPILETVDFETRPFSVFNRPKWYLDGVRTLETLAEIGIRRDFHELRIQRLDHARKKTTQKVNLFEKVQIPGYQDAILKIKRYLEDEENLSKSSQKIMRAHLEKKKEEEDSVW; encoded by the coding sequence ATGGCTATAAAATTTCAATACAACAAAACGTCGCGTCAGCAGTTGGAAAAACAACTGAAGATACGCGAGCGTGCACTCCCTACGTTGCAAAACAAGGAAACAGCCTTGCGTATGGAGGTGAAAAGGGCAAAAAATGAAATCGATGAGCTGGAAAAAGAACTCGAAAAACAGATCCGGTCTTACCAAAAAATGGTGGGAATGTGGCTCGAGTTCGACGCGAGCCTTCTCCGCGTAAAAGATGTTCATTTCTCAAAAAAGAAAATAGCCGGCGTATTGATCCCGATACTGGAAACGGTGGATTTCGAAACCCGGCCGTTCAGTGTTTTTAATCGTCCGAAATGGTACCTGGACGGGGTCCGGACACTCGAAACGCTTGCCGAAATAGGTATACGGAGAGATTTTCACGAGTTACGGATTCAGCGGCTCGATCACGCGAGAAAGAAGACGACTCAAAAAGTAAATCTGTTCGAGAAAGTTCAGATACCCGGTTATCAGGATGCCATCCTGAAAATAAAACGATACCTCGAGGACGAGGAAAATCTCTCCAAGTCATCGCAAAAGATTATGCGTGCTCATTTAGAGAAAAAGAAGGAAGAGGAGGATAGCGTATGGTAG
- a CDS encoding V-type ATP synthase subunit I has protein sequence MVAKMKKFTFLAFYRDYDAFLHDLRDLGLIHVAASDRPVEDNEQLDEFLVKLKQLREAQKILNRQIDKKSAAPLNEPDIERGKTIPREIELIQNATASLNQQLQVSIKERELLRPWGNFDPENIERLRKAGYLLDFFIVPDNQYNPEWETTYDAVVVKRETSRTYFVTLTQNEKVADELNLESVKIPGISLTQLDGLIASLREKIQVQDQKLKALAAELPSLKAAIGDIEQRMNYTRVHQSGTSLADDKLMLLQGWAPADNQREISDYLELKAVYFDVADPTPDDEVPIKFKNNKFARLFEPIAELYMLPKYNEIDLTPYFAPFYMVFFGLSLGDVGYGLFLFTAATLAKILQKSKLSTSMKAILSLVQVLGASTMVTGLLTGGFFGFALYDLDWPIVQALKEKAFFDNNRMFMLSLVLGVVQVLFGMCMKVFNRIKQQGFKYSLSTVGWIVLLVSFIVAALLPNALPMFGTVHLIVLIPAALLIYFYNSPDKNPFLNLGIGLWDTYNMATGLLGDVLSYVRLFALGLSGGILASVFNSLAAGMSPDNAIAKPIVYVLIFLIGHAINIFMNTLGAIVHPVRLTFVEFYKNSEFEGGGKKYSPFRK, from the coding sequence ATGGTAGCAAAAATGAAAAAATTCACTTTCCTTGCCTTTTACAGGGATTACGATGCGTTTTTGCATGATTTGCGCGATCTGGGGCTTATTCATGTGGCAGCGTCGGACCGGCCGGTGGAAGATAACGAACAACTGGACGAGTTCCTGGTGAAGTTAAAACAGTTGCGGGAGGCACAAAAAATATTGAACAGGCAAATCGATAAAAAATCAGCGGCCCCGCTAAATGAACCCGATATCGAACGGGGAAAAACAATTCCCCGCGAGATTGAACTTATCCAGAACGCAACGGCTTCGTTGAACCAGCAATTGCAGGTGAGCATCAAAGAACGCGAATTACTGCGACCCTGGGGAAACTTCGATCCTGAAAACATTGAACGGCTACGAAAAGCAGGATACTTACTGGATTTCTTCATAGTCCCCGATAATCAGTACAATCCCGAATGGGAAACTACCTACGATGCGGTAGTGGTGAAACGGGAAACCTCCAGGACCTATTTTGTCACCCTTACACAAAACGAAAAAGTGGCAGACGAGCTAAACCTGGAGAGTGTGAAAATTCCCGGGATATCCCTCACGCAACTGGACGGGCTCATTGCATCACTGCGCGAAAAAATTCAGGTTCAAGATCAAAAGCTGAAAGCGCTCGCAGCAGAACTGCCTTCGCTGAAAGCAGCGATAGGGGATATTGAACAAAGGATGAACTATACCCGGGTTCACCAAAGCGGCACTTCACTGGCCGACGACAAATTAATGTTGTTACAGGGCTGGGCACCGGCAGACAACCAACGGGAAATATCGGATTACCTGGAATTGAAAGCGGTATATTTTGACGTTGCCGATCCCACTCCCGACGATGAGGTGCCCATCAAGTTCAAAAACAACAAGTTCGCCCGACTTTTTGAACCGATAGCCGAACTTTATATGCTTCCGAAATACAATGAAATTGACCTGACTCCCTATTTTGCACCGTTTTACATGGTGTTCTTCGGCTTGTCGCTCGGCGATGTCGGTTACGGACTTTTTCTTTTCACGGCAGCCACATTGGCTAAAATACTTCAGAAAAGCAAACTCAGCACTTCCATGAAGGCGATCCTGTCGTTGGTACAGGTGTTGGGTGCGTCCACCATGGTAACAGGCTTGCTGACAGGCGGATTCTTCGGATTTGCCTTATACGATCTCGACTGGCCTATTGTTCAGGCATTGAAAGAGAAAGCCTTTTTCGACAATAACCGCATGTTTATGTTGTCGCTCGTGCTCGGTGTCGTTCAGGTTTTATTCGGTATGTGCATGAAGGTTTTCAACCGCATAAAACAGCAAGGATTCAAGTATTCGCTATCCACCGTGGGATGGATTGTACTTCTGGTGAGTTTTATTGTCGCGGCGTTATTGCCTAACGCGTTACCGATGTTCGGAACCGTTCACCTTATCGTGCTCATTCCGGCAGCGTTGCTCATTTACTTTTACAACTCACCGGACAAGAATCCGTTCCTGAATCTGGGGATAGGTTTGTGGGACACCTACAACATGGCTACCGGACTATTGGGTGATGTGTTGTCTTACGTCCGCCTGTTTGCCCTGGGGTTGTCGGGAGGAATCCTGGCAAGTGTATTCAACAGCCTGGCAGCAGGCATGAGCCCCGATAACGCTATAGCAAAACCCATTGTTTATGTGTTGATATTTCTTATCGGACACGCCATCAATATCTTTATGAATACATTGGGAGCTATCGTGCATCCTGTGCGCCTTACATTTGTTGAATTTTACAAGAACTCGGAATTCGAAGGAGGAGGAAAAAAATACAGTCCGTTTAGAAAATAG
- a CDS encoding V-type ATP synthase subunit K: METNLFIAYIGIAIMLALTGIGSAYGVTIVGNAAIGAAKKVDGKFGNFLVLTALPGTQGLYGFAGYFMFQNIFNVLTPEITFFQSMATLAAGLALGFIGLLSAIRQGQVCANGVVSIGQGHDAFGNTLILAVFPELYAIVALAAAFLIGSAIAV, from the coding sequence ATGGAAACTAATTTATTTATTGCCTATATCGGCATAGCGATTATGTTGGCTCTCACAGGTATCGGAAGTGCTTACGGGGTTACGATTGTGGGAAATGCAGCCATTGGCGCTGCTAAAAAAGTGGACGGAAAATTCGGTAACTTCCTGGTTCTAACAGCCTTGCCAGGGACGCAAGGATTGTATGGATTTGCCGGATACTTTATGTTTCAAAACATCTTTAACGTGCTTACACCCGAGATCACATTTTTCCAGTCAATGGCCACGCTTGCAGCCGGACTTGCACTGGGCTTTATCGGCTTGTTGTCGGCAATCCGTCAGGGGCAGGTTTGCGCTAACGGTGTCGTCTCGATTGGGCAGGGACACGATGCTTTCGGTAACACCCTGATTCTTGCCGTATTTCCCGAGCTTTACGCTATTGTGGCCCTTGCCGCTGCATTCCTTATCGGAAGCGCAATTGCGGTATAA
- a CDS encoding cation transporter, whose amino-acid sequence MKTRSLKKFMYLSIAAAVVTIGLKFTAYLKTGSMGFFSDALESFVNLFAAVIALILLHISEKPADEGHEYGHGKAEYFSSAIEGALILIAAFSIIYTSIPRIIHPQPLENLGIGTLFSVGASLVNLFAGTLLIQNGKKHRSMVLEADGKHLMTDVWTSAGVIAGVLVVKFTGLLVLDPIIAILVALNIVYTGYKLISRSASGLMDASIPQEEIKQITGYFDSLKGKNIDYHSLLTRQAGHRKFISFHLLVPGDWTVKEGHDYAEIIEQRIENMFDDTVTVTTHIEPIEDPLSLNDIKIDRMNYSDDDDFDT is encoded by the coding sequence ATGAAAACCCGGTCGCTGAAAAAATTCATGTATCTGTCCATTGCTGCAGCAGTGGTAACTATCGGTTTGAAGTTTACGGCTTATTTAAAAACCGGGTCAATGGGTTTTTTCTCCGATGCGTTGGAGTCTTTTGTGAACCTTTTTGCCGCGGTTATAGCCCTTATTCTCCTGCATATTTCCGAAAAACCTGCCGATGAGGGTCACGAATACGGGCACGGAAAAGCCGAATATTTCTCAAGCGCCATTGAGGGTGCGCTTATCCTGATTGCGGCCTTCAGCATTATTTACACGTCAATCCCGCGGATTATCCATCCGCAACCGCTGGAAAACCTGGGTATAGGAACGTTGTTCTCTGTTGGGGCATCCTTGGTGAACCTGTTTGCAGGAACTCTATTGATTCAAAACGGAAAGAAACACCGGTCAATGGTGCTCGAGGCTGACGGAAAGCACCTGATGACAGATGTGTGGACTTCAGCAGGGGTTATTGCGGGGGTTTTGGTGGTGAAATTTACAGGGCTTCTGGTACTCGACCCCATCATCGCTATTCTTGTTGCGTTGAACATTGTTTACACAGGGTATAAACTCATCAGCAGGTCGGCAAGCGGACTGATGGATGCTTCCATCCCGCAGGAAGAAATCAAACAGATTACGGGTTATTTCGATTCACTGAAAGGAAAGAACATCGATTATCATTCGTTGTTGACACGTCAGGCCGGACACCGGAAATTCATATCGTTTCATTTGCTGGTTCCGGGAGACTGGACAGTAAAAGAAGGCCACGACTACGCCGAAATAATTGAACAGCGCATCGAAAATATGTTCGATGATACGGTTACCGTCACCACCCACATTGAGCCCATTGAAGATCCATTGTCGCTGAACGACATCAAAATCGACCGGATGAATTATTCCGACGATGACGATTTTGATACCTGA